One genomic region from Sphingomicrobium aestuariivivum encodes:
- a CDS encoding methyl-accepting chemotaxis protein, giving the protein MNPFKTAYAQAALTIKRVSKGTFSLTRAIIITISIMALIIVGMATSGFVGSIADRQQAATLRSVNAFTTDVVTAGERWAVSRGLVYTALKDPAPVSRKTLDNIRRHRLAGNRAMDAALSRFEPQSVSERAIFDTFKTADAEFAKVETQALGAMREAGSLRDPELAMRFLGAATRRITAAQELRFTTAAQAGTEGSIANLMMLKHLSWEMGEYAGRERAIVAGQIAANEQVTPAQRATIIENRGRVLSAWDALQVLKTASADRLDMDEATDAARKTFFADYDRVRAGIYMASDSGMPYPMGAYEWFDASTQAIEPLLEITDAAEAATLFWVDRQLESSLWSIVIQASLLTAAVLAVLGLIWVTVRHVQQPMNEVMGATRLIAKGRFDVRLPVEARALEIGSIARTLAQFKDAVAQREALEAAKIEAERHNAEAREAALAAEQRAVEERELRARQLADAGNDFTRRMHETISTLASAADEMSATADLMVEQLGNTTGQLSEVARETGNASSHVREAAAAADQIRLAISDIARQIEEQRSSSSQAAEKSSDTAGEVRRLSDATGSVGEMVGMIDDVAKKTGLLALNATIEAARAGEAGRGFAVVAGEVKALSEQTGEATASAAATVGEMSGSITRSVSGFGQVDEAIQRISQAATAIAATVRQQSEATEQLSHGVEGAARIADTVATRARAVDEGAGSVMAAATQVKAASGELAQLAEAVRVDVEQFLNDLQSAQAA; this is encoded by the coding sequence GTGAATCCTTTCAAGACGGCTTATGCGCAGGCAGCGCTGACGATCAAACGCGTGTCGAAAGGCACCTTCTCGCTGACGCGCGCGATTATCATCACCATCTCGATCATGGCGCTGATCATCGTCGGCATGGCGACGAGCGGATTCGTCGGCTCGATCGCCGACCGCCAGCAGGCCGCGACCCTGCGCAGCGTCAATGCCTTCACCACCGACGTCGTGACCGCAGGCGAACGCTGGGCGGTCTCGCGCGGGCTTGTCTATACGGCGCTGAAGGACCCCGCGCCGGTCAGCCGCAAGACCCTCGACAATATCCGCCGCCACCGCCTGGCGGGCAATCGCGCGATGGACGCCGCACTGTCGCGCTTCGAGCCCCAGAGCGTGAGCGAGCGCGCCATCTTCGACACGTTCAAGACCGCCGACGCCGAATTCGCCAAGGTCGAGACGCAGGCGCTCGGCGCCATGCGCGAGGCGGGCAGCCTGCGCGACCCCGAGCTTGCCATGCGCTTCCTCGGCGCCGCCACCCGCCGCATCACCGCTGCGCAGGAGCTGCGCTTCACGACCGCCGCGCAGGCGGGTACCGAGGGCTCGATCGCCAACCTCATGATGCTCAAGCACCTGTCGTGGGAAATGGGCGAATATGCGGGGCGCGAGCGCGCCATCGTCGCCGGCCAGATCGCCGCGAACGAACAGGTCACGCCGGCCCAGCGCGCGACGATCATCGAGAACCGCGGCCGCGTGCTAAGCGCTTGGGACGCGCTGCAGGTCCTCAAGACCGCCAGCGCCGACCGCCTCGACATGGACGAGGCGACCGATGCCGCGCGCAAGACCTTCTTCGCCGATTACGACCGGGTGCGCGCCGGCATCTACATGGCCAGCGACAGCGGCATGCCCTATCCGATGGGCGCCTACGAGTGGTTCGACGCGTCGACCCAGGCCATCGAGCCGCTGCTCGAGATCACCGACGCCGCCGAAGCCGCCACCCTCTTCTGGGTCGACCGCCAGCTCGAAAGCTCGCTCTGGTCGATCGTCATCCAGGCCTCGCTCCTGACGGCGGCCGTCCTCGCCGTGCTCGGGCTCATCTGGGTCACGGTGCGCCATGTCCAGCAGCCGATGAACGAGGTGATGGGTGCGACCCGCCTCATCGCCAAGGGCCGCTTCGATGTGCGCCTGCCGGTCGAGGCCCGCGCGCTCGAGATCGGCTCGATCGCCCGCACGCTGGCGCAGTTCAAGGATGCCGTCGCCCAGCGGGAGGCGCTGGAAGCGGCCAAGATCGAGGCCGAACGCCACAATGCCGAAGCGCGCGAAGCCGCGCTCGCCGCCGAACAGCGTGCCGTCGAGGAGCGCGAGCTGCGCGCCCGCCAGCTCGCCGATGCGGGCAATGATTTCACCCGCCGCATGCACGAGACCATCTCGACGCTGGCGTCCGCCGCCGACGAGATGAGCGCGACCGCCGACCTCATGGTCGAACAGCTCGGCAACACGACGGGCCAGCTGTCCGAAGTGGCGCGCGAGACGGGCAATGCCTCGTCCCACGTGCGCGAAGCGGCGGCGGCGGCCGACCAGATCCGCCTCGCCATCTCCGACATCGCCCGCCAGATCGAGGAGCAGCGCAGCTCCTCGAGCCAGGCCGCCGAGAAGAGCTCGGACACGGCGGGCGAAGTGCGCCGCCTGTCCGATGCCACCGGCAGCGTCGGCGAGATGGTCGGCATGATCGACGATGTCGCCAAGAAAACCGGCCTCCTTGCCCTCAACGCCACCATCGAGGCGGCGCGCGCGGGCGAGGCGGGGCGCGGCTTCGCGGTCGTGGCGGGCGAAGTGAAGGCCCTGTCCGAACAGACCGGCGAGGCGACCGCGAGCGCGGCCGCCACCGTCGGCGAGATGTCGGGCTCGATCACCCGCTCGGTCTCGGGCTTCGGCCAGGTCGACGAGGCGATCCAGCGCATCAGCCAGGCCGCCACCGCGATCGCCGCCACCGTGCGCCAGCAGTCGGAAGCGACCGAACAGCTCAGTCATGGCGTCGAGGGTGCCGCGCGCATCGCCGATACCGTGGCCACCCGCGCCCGCGCGGTCGACGAGGGCGCCGGTTCGGTCATGGCCGCGGCGACGCAGGTCAAGGCCGCTTCGGGCGAACTCGCCCAGCTCGCCGAGGCCGTCCGCGTCGACGTCGAGCAGTTCCTCAACGACCTCCAGTCGGCGCAGGCCGCCTGA
- the thrS gene encoding threonine--tRNA ligase, with protein sequence MTEMVKIHLPDGSVKEMKSGATPYDVAAEIGPGLAKAAIAARVDGELRDLKRPFEGDAKLALVTKRDEADALELVRHDFAHVLAEAVQNLYPGTQITFGPATDDGFYYDFAPAPGRGMFTEEDLPAIEEEMRRVIKADKPLIREVWDREKVRQFFIDNGEAFKAEWVMELPENEPITMYKTGTGEADWIDLCRGPHLPSTGYLDPKAFKLTRVSGAYWRGDQSNPMLSRIYGTAWLDKKQLAEHLHRLEEAAKRDHRKLGAEMDLFHLQQEAHGSVFWHPQGFKMWRALEAYMRRAIDDGGYREIKTPQLMDVKQWTRSGHWGKYAENMFAVPDIVPNVESEEEAAAPDVAEDADWMAIKPMNCPAHILVFNQGIKSYRDLPLRLYENGCCHRNEPHGALHGLMRVRQFTQDDAHIFCTEGQVVEEIQKFCKLADRIYKDFGYTYSVKLATRPEKRFGSDEMWDKAEQEMRDAVKAAGMDNDDYGWEELPGEGAFYAPKLEWHLTDAIGRTWQVGTIQSDRVLPERLDATYVGEDGEKHRPVMLHRAIFGSYERFIGMLIEHYAGKMPLWLAPTQIVVTTIVSDADDFAKQAAAKLEAAGLRVETDLRNEKINYKVREHSLAKVPIIAVVGKREAEEGKVALRRLGSRDQEIVSLDEFIAAAIKEATPPDLA encoded by the coding sequence ATGACCGAGATGGTGAAAATCCACCTGCCCGACGGCAGCGTGAAGGAAATGAAGTCCGGCGCGACCCCTTATGATGTCGCCGCCGAGATCGGCCCCGGCCTTGCCAAGGCAGCGATCGCCGCGCGCGTCGACGGCGAATTGCGCGACCTTAAGCGTCCCTTCGAGGGCGATGCGAAACTCGCGCTCGTGACCAAGCGCGACGAGGCCGATGCCTTGGAGCTGGTGCGTCACGACTTCGCGCACGTGCTCGCCGAAGCGGTGCAGAACCTCTATCCCGGCACCCAGATCACCTTCGGTCCGGCGACCGACGACGGCTTCTACTACGATTTCGCGCCGGCCCCCGGCCGCGGCATGTTCACCGAGGAGGACCTGCCCGCGATCGAGGAAGAGATGCGCCGCGTCATCAAGGCCGACAAGCCGCTGATCCGCGAAGTCTGGGACCGCGAGAAGGTGCGCCAGTTCTTCATCGACAATGGCGAGGCCTTCAAGGCCGAGTGGGTGATGGAGCTGCCCGAGAACGAACCCATCACCATGTACAAGACCGGCACCGGCGAGGCCGACTGGATCGACCTGTGCCGCGGGCCGCACCTGCCGAGCACCGGCTATCTCGACCCAAAGGCGTTCAAGCTGACCCGCGTGTCGGGCGCCTATTGGCGCGGCGACCAGTCGAACCCGATGCTCAGCCGCATCTACGGTACCGCCTGGCTCGACAAGAAGCAGCTCGCCGAGCATTTGCATCGCCTCGAGGAAGCGGCCAAGCGCGACCATCGCAAGCTGGGCGCCGAGATGGACCTGTTCCACCTCCAGCAGGAGGCGCATGGCAGCGTCTTCTGGCACCCGCAGGGCTTCAAGATGTGGCGTGCGCTCGAGGCCTATATGCGCCGCGCCATCGACGATGGCGGCTATCGCGAGATCAAGACCCCGCAGCTGATGGACGTCAAGCAGTGGACCCGCTCGGGCCACTGGGGGAAATATGCCGAGAACATGTTCGCGGTTCCCGACATCGTCCCCAATGTGGAGAGCGAGGAAGAAGCCGCGGCCCCCGATGTCGCCGAGGACGCCGACTGGATGGCGATCAAGCCGATGAACTGCCCGGCGCACATCCTCGTCTTCAACCAGGGCATCAAGTCGTACCGCGACCTGCCGCTCCGCCTCTACGAAAACGGCTGCTGCCATCGCAACGAGCCGCACGGGGCGCTCCATGGCCTCATGCGCGTGCGCCAGTTCACGCAGGACGATGCGCATATCTTCTGCACCGAAGGGCAGGTGGTCGAGGAGATCCAGAAGTTCTGCAAGCTGGCCGACCGCATCTACAAGGACTTCGGCTATACCTATTCGGTCAAGCTCGCGACGCGCCCCGAAAAGCGCTTCGGCTCGGACGAGATGTGGGACAAGGCCGAGCAGGAAATGCGCGACGCGGTGAAGGCCGCGGGCATGGATAATGACGATTACGGTTGGGAAGAATTGCCGGGCGAGGGCGCCTTCTACGCGCCCAAGCTCGAGTGGCACCTGACCGACGCCATCGGCCGCACCTGGCAGGTCGGCACTATCCAGTCGGACCGCGTGCTGCCCGAACGCCTTGACGCCACCTATGTGGGCGAGGATGGCGAGAAGCATCGCCCCGTCATGCTCCACCGCGCCATCTTCGGTTCCTACGAGCGCTTCATCGGCATGCTGATCGAACATTATGCCGGCAAGATGCCGTTGTGGCTGGCGCCGACGCAGATCGTGGTCACCACCATCGTCTCCGATGCCGACGACTTCGCGAAGCAAGCCGCGGCCAAGCTGGAGGCGGCGGGACTGCGGGTCGAGACCGACCTCCGCAACGAGAAGATCAACTACAAGGTGCGCGAGCACAGCCTTGCAAAGGTCCCGATCATCGCGGTCGTGGGCAAGCGCGAGGCCGAGGAGGGCAAGGTTGCCCTTCGCCGGCTCGGCAGCCGCGACCAGGAGATCGTGAGCCTCGACGAATTCATCGCCGCCGCGATCAAGGAAGCGACTCCGCCCGACCTCGCCTGA
- a CDS encoding helix-turn-helix transcriptional regulator, translating into MKNRLKVLRAERDWSQSDLADKLGVSRQSVNAIETGKYDPSLPLAFTIAEVFDLAIEQIFDPRG; encoded by the coding sequence GTGAAGAACCGGCTCAAGGTCCTGCGCGCCGAGCGCGACTGGAGCCAGTCCGACCTTGCCGACAAACTCGGCGTCTCGCGCCAGAGCGTGAACGCCATCGAGACCGGCAAATACGACCCCTCGCTCCCCCTCGCCTTCACTATCGCCGAAGTCTTCGACCTCGCGATCGAACAGATTTTCGACCCCAGGGGATAA
- a CDS encoding alpha/beta hydrolase family protein: MKHHLTGALAALLLAAPDMALAQTAEDPVGSWHGDIATPMGDLTLVLTVEREDDGDLVGKLESRDQAPGRLTEVDDLVITAEELRFGVARINATYSASWNEAAGRWDGQWVQGQGLPLALEPGEPDPDPVIEGLDGTWTGEVVRNGVTLRQVLRIATGDDGTAVFYDSPDQMIQSLPIADLSREGADVGFSIYRGVVRFDGTLDGDTITGKWTAENQPDMDLVLTRGEAQEPREAKRPQLPVGPLPYEVEEVEFDNASAGHSLAGTLTLPEGEGPHPAAILISGSGPQDRDESLLGHKPFAVLADHLTRNGIAVLRFDDRGVGGSGGDFAAATSADHATDANAAFAFLEGRDDIAADAIGFIGHSEGGMIGPIAMRDNDAVAFLVMLAGPGTRLDQLLLLQRRLMGAQMGMSEEEIDRGEPVMKEIFAAIGAATSEEQAAANIRAILDAEAMQALGLPADADPALVIGQMESPWYAYLLRYDPRPNLEAVDVPVLAINGTLDLQVPAQDNLSAIRVALARNPDVTVRQLDGLNHLFQTATTGSVGEYRDIEETFDPAALEVVSDWLRARFLR, translated from the coding sequence ATGAAACATCACCTCACGGGCGCGCTCGCCGCGCTCCTCCTCGCCGCGCCCGACATGGCGCTCGCCCAGACCGCTGAAGATCCCGTCGGCAGCTGGCACGGCGATATCGCCACCCCGATGGGCGACCTCACCCTCGTCCTCACCGTCGAGCGCGAGGACGACGGCGACCTCGTCGGCAAGCTTGAGAGCCGCGACCAGGCGCCCGGCCGCCTGACCGAGGTCGACGACCTCGTCATCACCGCCGAGGAACTCCGCTTCGGCGTGGCGCGCATCAACGCCACCTACAGCGCCAGCTGGAACGAGGCCGCGGGCCGGTGGGACGGCCAATGGGTCCAGGGACAGGGCCTGCCCCTCGCCCTCGAACCGGGCGAACCCGACCCCGATCCTGTCATCGAGGGGCTCGACGGCACCTGGACCGGCGAGGTCGTGCGCAACGGCGTCACGCTGCGGCAGGTGCTGCGCATCGCGACCGGCGATGACGGCACGGCCGTCTTCTACGATTCGCCCGACCAGATGATCCAGTCGCTGCCCATCGCCGACCTGTCCCGCGAAGGCGCGGATGTCGGCTTTTCCATCTATCGCGGCGTCGTCCGCTTCGACGGCACGCTCGATGGCGACACCATCACCGGCAAATGGACCGCCGAGAACCAGCCCGACATGGACCTCGTCCTGACCCGCGGCGAGGCGCAAGAGCCTAGGGAAGCCAAGCGCCCGCAGCTGCCCGTCGGCCCTTTACCCTATGAGGTGGAAGAAGTGGAATTCGACAATGCGTCCGCCGGCCACAGCCTCGCGGGCACGCTGACCCTGCCCGAGGGCGAGGGGCCACATCCCGCCGCCATCCTCATCTCGGGCTCGGGCCCGCAGGACCGCGACGAGAGCCTGCTCGGGCACAAGCCCTTCGCGGTGCTCGCCGATCACCTTACCCGCAACGGCATCGCCGTGCTGCGCTTCGATGATCGCGGCGTCGGCGGGTCGGGCGGCGATTTCGCCGCCGCCACCTCGGCCGACCATGCGACCGACGCCAATGCCGCCTTCGCCTTCCTCGAAGGGCGCGATGATATCGCCGCCGACGCCATCGGCTTCATCGGCCATTCGGAAGGCGGGATGATCGGCCCCATCGCCATGCGCGACAATGACGCGGTCGCCTTCCTCGTCATGCTGGCCGGCCCCGGCACGCGGCTCGACCAGCTGCTCCTGTTGCAGCGGCGCCTGATGGGCGCGCAGATGGGCATGAGCGAGGAAGAGATCGACCGCGGCGAGCCGGTGATGAAGGAAATCTTCGCTGCCATCGGCGCCGCGACGAGCGAGGAACAGGCCGCTGCCAATATTCGCGCCATCCTCGATGCAGAGGCGATGCAGGCGCTCGGCCTGCCCGCCGACGCCGACCCCGCGCTGGTGATCGGGCAGATGGAATCGCCCTGGTACGCCTATCTCCTGCGCTACGACCCGCGCCCCAATCTCGAGGCAGTGGATGTACCGGTCCTCGCGATCAACGGCACGCTCGACCTGCAGGTGCCGGCACAGGACAACCTTTCCGCCATCCGCGTCGCGCTGGCGCGCAATCCCGATGTCACGGTTCGCCAGCTCGACGGGCTCAACCACCTGTTTCAGACCGCGACGACCGGTTCGGTGGGCGAATATCGCGACATCGAGGAGACCTTCGATCCGGCCGCGCTCGAAGTCGTGTCCGACTGGCTACGCGCCCGCTTCCTGCGCTGA
- a CDS encoding alpha/beta fold hydrolase, with the protein MNDQPTIQHLDVEGRPIAYRHRRGSKGITYLFLPGYASDMEGGKATAIDAYAAQGGRTSIRMDYSGTGSSPGDFADGTLTRWLEEVLAVIDRLAKGPVILIGSSMGGWLALAAAQARPTRVAAVLGLAAAPDFTDWGFSDEAKAMLERDGKLERPSDYDDSVMVTHKGFVDSGADLRLLDKPIAFDGPVRFVHGEKDKDVPARIAAKALQRLTSPDVQLRLIKNSGHRLSEPHEIAAILGELHALDLLVTQSGATA; encoded by the coding sequence ATGAACGACCAGCCGACTATCCAGCACCTCGACGTCGAGGGCCGCCCGATCGCCTACCGCCACCGTCGCGGGTCGAAGGGCATCACCTACCTCTTCCTGCCCGGCTATGCCTCCGACATGGAGGGCGGCAAGGCGACCGCCATCGACGCCTATGCCGCGCAAGGCGGGCGCACCTCGATCCGCATGGACTATTCGGGCACGGGCAGCTCGCCCGGCGACTTCGCCGACGGCACGCTTACCCGCTGGCTCGAGGAAGTACTGGCGGTGATCGACCGGCTCGCCAAGGGCCCCGTCATCCTCATCGGCTCCTCGATGGGCGGCTGGCTCGCGCTTGCCGCCGCGCAGGCCCGCCCGACCCGCGTCGCCGCCGTCCTCGGCCTCGCCGCCGCGCCCGACTTCACCGACTGGGGCTTTTCGGACGAAGCGAAGGCGATGCTCGAGCGCGACGGCAAGCTCGAACGCCCGAGCGACTATGACGACAGCGTCATGGTGACCCACAAGGGCTTCGTCGATTCCGGCGCCGACCTCCGCCTCCTCGACAAGCCGATCGCCTTCGACGGCCCTGTCCGCTTCGTCCATGGCGAGAAGGACAAGGACGTGCCCGCGCGCATCGCCGCCAAGGCGCTCCAGCGCCTCACCAGCCCCGATGTTCAGCTGCGCCTCATCAAGAATAGCGGACATCGCCTGTCCGAGCCGCACGAGATCGCCGCCATCCTCGGCGAGCTCCATGCGCTCGACCTGCTTGTCACGCAAAGCGGAGCGACCGCCTGA
- a CDS encoding tetratricopeptide repeat protein produces MSLSLLALALLAQDAPPSVAMPGELLVCGTDDSMESRECRAQLAMKDGRQADAAAEFMAIAGEATDLRSAGQAYAAAATLYNVAKDYERAHEAAAAAAATNSLEPMQLGWVLVDQAWALHELGRLEESNAALASAGQLVQDDPFYWLAAAEMAGQSGDYATALTRIGQAEQRAPDSPEVLFTKGEVLMASGDEAGAKAAWQAAILAMPDHPAAQIANERLQALEPLAPTPDVPPEEPAR; encoded by the coding sequence ATGTCCCTTTCCCTCCTCGCCCTCGCCCTCCTCGCGCAGGACGCGCCGCCATCGGTGGCAATGCCGGGCGAACTGCTCGTCTGCGGCACCGACGACAGCATGGAGAGCCGCGAATGCCGCGCCCAGCTCGCCATGAAGGACGGGCGGCAGGCCGATGCCGCCGCCGAATTCATGGCCATCGCGGGCGAGGCGACCGATTTGCGCAGTGCCGGGCAGGCCTATGCCGCCGCCGCCACGCTCTACAATGTCGCGAAGGACTATGAGCGCGCCCACGAGGCCGCCGCCGCGGCGGCCGCCACCAACAGCCTCGAGCCGATGCAGCTCGGCTGGGTGCTGGTCGACCAGGCGTGGGCGCTCCACGAACTGGGGCGGCTCGAGGAATCCAACGCCGCGCTCGCCAGCGCCGGCCAGCTCGTGCAGGACGACCCCTTCTACTGGCTCGCCGCCGCCGAGATGGCCGGACAGTCGGGCGACTATGCCACCGCGCTCACCCGCATCGGCCAGGCCGAGCAGCGCGCCCCCGACAGCCCCGAAGTGCTCTTCACCAAGGGCGAGGTGCTGATGGCCTCGGGCGACGAGGCGGGCGCGAAGGCCGCCTGGCAGGCGGCGATCCTCGCCATGCCCGACCATCCCGCCGCCCAGATCGCCAACGAACGGCTGCAGGCACTCGAGCCGCTTGCCCCCACTCCCGACGTCCCCCCCGAGGAGCCCGCCCGATGA
- a CDS encoding VOC family protein, whose amino-acid sequence MTAFLHTMIRVTDPEATINFFKLLGLEGRRVKESDPGRFTLYFLGVPGEDAEIELTHNWDGEGEDFGGGRNFGHLAFEVDDIYATCEKLQAHGVTINRPPREGRMAFVKTPDGISIELLNKGGAQEPKEPWASMENVGTW is encoded by the coding sequence ATGACCGCTTTCCTCCACACCATGATCCGCGTCACCGACCCCGAGGCGACGATCAACTTCTTCAAGCTGCTCGGCCTCGAAGGGCGACGCGTGAAGGAAAGCGATCCCGGTCGCTTCACCCTCTATTTCCTTGGCGTGCCCGGCGAGGATGCCGAGATCGAGCTCACGCACAATTGGGACGGCGAGGGCGAGGATTTCGGCGGCGGGCGCAATTTCGGTCATCTCGCCTTCGAGGTCGATGACATCTACGCCACCTGCGAGAAGCTGCAGGCCCATGGCGTCACCATCAACCGGCCCCCGCGCGAGGGCCGCATGGCCTTCGTGAAGACCCCCGACGGCATCTCGATCGAGCTCTTGAACAAGGGCGGCGCGCAGGAACCGAAGGAGCCGTGGGCCTCGATGGAGAATGTCGGCACATGGTGA
- the gloB gene encoding hydroxyacylglutathione hydrolase, which produces MVTRAGYEIDKVGDLEIACVPAFSDNYHWLVKLGNAVLVVDPGDGAACLQAAEKLGWTITHVLVTHWHPDHTGGNLAIREATGAQILGPAPEADKIPGLDVALEDDQLFSIEGQPITVWHVPGHTLGHIAYVFHDGPVFCGDTLFAMGCGRLFEGTAAQMHASLRRFADLPGGTPLYCAHEYTLSNGRFAITAEPDNAAIAERLAAVETARAAGRRTVPTTVGEELATNPFMRAESAEELARRRTAKDNF; this is translated from the coding sequence ATGGTGACGCGCGCAGGCTATGAGATCGACAAGGTCGGCGATCTCGAGATCGCCTGTGTCCCCGCGTTCAGCGACAATTATCACTGGCTGGTGAAGCTCGGCAATGCCGTGCTGGTGGTCGACCCGGGCGACGGCGCAGCCTGCCTCCAGGCGGCGGAAAAGCTCGGCTGGACCATCACCCACGTGCTCGTCACCCACTGGCACCCCGACCACACCGGCGGCAATCTCGCCATCAGGGAGGCGACCGGCGCGCAGATCCTCGGCCCCGCCCCCGAAGCCGACAAGATTCCCGGCCTCGACGTCGCGCTCGAGGACGACCAGCTCTTCTCGATCGAGGGCCAGCCGATCACCGTCTGGCACGTCCCCGGCCACACCCTCGGCCACATCGCCTACGTCTTCCACGACGGCCCCGTCTTCTGCGGCGACACGCTGTTCGCGATGGGCTGCGGAAGATTGTTCGAGGGCACGGCGGCCCAGATGCACGCGAGCCTCCGCCGCTTCGCCGACCTTCCCGGCGGCACGCCGCTCTATTGCGCCCACGAATATACGCTGTCGAATGGCCGCTTCGCGATCACCGCCGAGCCCGACAATGCCGCCATCGCCGAGCGCCTCGCCGCCGTCGAGACCGCGCGCGCCGCGGGCCGCCGCACCGTCCCCACCACGGTGGGCGAGGAGCTGGCGACCAACCCGTTTATGCGCGCGGAGAGTGCTGAAGAGCTCGCCCGCCGCCGCACCGCCAAGGACAATTTCTGA
- a CDS encoding YybH family protein, producing MRLTIIALALGLAACQQQEPDAPAAPDLAETRAAIEAVLDASDDGWNEGDMDKFLSIYSDDPATSYVGSKGLSRGKAEFEERYRNAYDWSAPDNSERGTLSMETLDVRPLGPDHALYIGRYTLTYADDRDPDTGLTSLVFAREGEDWRIIADHSS from the coding sequence ATGCGCCTCACGATCATCGCCCTCGCGCTCGGCCTCGCCGCCTGCCAGCAGCAGGAGCCCGACGCGCCCGCCGCACCCGACCTCGCCGAAACCCGCGCCGCGATCGAGGCCGTGCTGGATGCCAGCGACGACGGCTGGAACGAGGGCGACATGGACAAATTCCTGTCCATCTATTCGGACGATCCCGCCACCAGCTATGTCGGCTCGAAGGGGCTCTCCCGCGGCAAGGCCGAGTTCGAGGAACGCTATCGAAACGCCTATGACTGGTCGGCTCCCGACAATAGCGAACGCGGAACCCTGTCGATGGAAACGCTCGACGTCCGCCCCCTCGGCCCCGACCATGCGCTCTATATCGGCCGCTATACGCTGACCTATGCCGACGACCGCGATCCCGACACGGGGCTCACGAGCCTCGTCTTCGCGCGTGAGGGCGAAGATTGGCGTATCATCGCCGACCATTCGAGCTGA
- a CDS encoding DUF6491 family protein, which produces MNKILALAPLALLAGCTTSEPYAMSADDEAELAELLGDRVPGEPVSCLPANVTSSTVVDDHTIVYRVGRTRYLQTFDAPCSGLDRIGHVLVIESPMGRTCRGDRARVVETTAGMTGGFCTFSHFIPYRDAD; this is translated from the coding sequence ATGAACAAGATCCTTGCCCTCGCGCCGCTGGCGCTGCTCGCCGGCTGCACCACCTCCGAACCCTATGCGATGAGCGCCGATGACGAGGCCGAGCTCGCCGAGCTGCTCGGCGACCGCGTGCCCGGCGAGCCGGTCAGCTGCCTGCCCGCCAACGTCACTTCCTCGACCGTGGTCGATGATCACACCATCGTCTATCGCGTCGGCCGCACCCGCTACCTCCAGACCTTCGATGCCCCCTGCAGCGGGCTCGACCGGATCGGCCACGTACTGGTGATCGAAAGCCCGATGGGGCGCACCTGCCGCGGCGACCGCGCCCGCGTGGTCGAGACGACGGCGGGCATGACCGGCGGCTTTTGCACCTTCAGCCACTTCATCCCCTATCGCGACGCCGACTAG
- a CDS encoding CPBP family intramembrane glutamic endopeptidase, translated as MALTAGRGRTVAIYVATLLLGYALFILPNLYLGIFKPAGGLTGENRLWMGLFQLFSVSALVWFALRLLGGDYRDIGWDWSRWRGDALVGTVVGLAWALVEMLVVIPAYGGADQVDVADIIESIGGRPAAMAGWLVLGVLGGGVAEEIFNRGFTINVLRSAFANKRLGLAIAVPLSVVIFMVGHLPQDTLQWITILVPTLVYTALFVATRRLTAPIFAHGVHNAAVLAIIWFAYVA; from the coding sequence ATGGCATTGACTGCGGGACGCGGACGCACGGTGGCGATCTATGTCGCCACGCTGTTGCTGGGCTATGCGCTTTTCATCCTGCCCAACCTCTATCTCGGCATCTTCAAGCCCGCGGGCGGGCTGACGGGCGAAAACCGGCTCTGGATGGGGCTGTTCCAACTTTTCAGCGTCAGCGCGCTGGTCTGGTTCGCCCTGCGCCTGCTCGGCGGTGATTATCGCGATATCGGCTGGGACTGGAGCCGGTGGCGCGGCGATGCGCTGGTCGGCACGGTGGTGGGGCTCGCTTGGGCGCTCGTCGAGATGCTTGTCGTCATTCCCGCTTATGGCGGCGCCGACCAGGTCGACGTCGCGGACATCATCGAGAGTATTGGCGGGCGCCCCGCGGCGATGGCGGGCTGGCTCGTGCTCGGCGTGCTCGGCGGCGGGGTGGCGGAGGAGATCTTCAACCGCGGCTTCACCATCAACGTGCTGCGCTCGGCCTTCGCCAACAAGCGCCTCGGCCTCGCCATCGCCGTGCCCCTGTCGGTCGTCATCTTCATGGTCGGGCACCTGCCGCAAGATACGCTGCAGTGGATCACCATCCTCGTGCCGACGCTCGTCTACACCGCGCTGTTCGTCGCCACGCGGCGGCTGACCGCGCCCATCTTCGCGCATGGCGTCCACAATGCCGCCGTGCTGGCGATCATCTGGTTCGCCTATGTCGCCTGA